In a single window of the Elaeis guineensis isolate ETL-2024a chromosome 4, EG11, whole genome shotgun sequence genome:
- the LOC114914112 gene encoding protein LIM1, whose translation MGVSEDACSQELKEAMAAAKSFISLPSMSLFFTRVTFVLFLVALAAQSQVAWSQNCSAGLAQLTSCAPYVLPGTNQGPPNEQCCAALRGVDHTCLCNTLNIISRLPSSCNLSPVTCSNNDLPSSPITSS comes from the coding sequence ATGGGTGTCTCAGAGGATGCCTGCAGCCAAGAATTGAAAGAAGCAATGGCAGCAGCTAAGTCATTCATCTCTCTTCCTTCCATGTCGCTCTTCTTCACTCGAGTTACCTTTGTTCTCTTTCTTGTGGCTCTGGCTGCCCAGTCCCAAGTGGCTTGGTCTCAGAACTGCTCAGCTGGGCTTGCTCAGCTCACTTCTTGCGCTCCCTACGTCCTTCCTGGCACGAACCAAGGTCCTCCAAATGAGCAGTGCTGTGCTGCTCTTCGGGGAGTCGACCACACCTGCCTCTGCAACACACTGAACATAATCTCTCGCTTGCCCAGCAGCTGCAATCTCTCTCCAGTCACTTGCAGTAATAATGACCTCCCTTCATCTCCTATTACATCTTCGTAG
- the LOC105043407 gene encoding probable methyltransferase PMT15 → MAGASTPYSAIWKLYKPYWQRLNLLSIALIALLCSASYLLGIWQHGGGGGGGAPSLASSSTILATVSCNHSNNSPTTLDFGTHHAADDSAVDALPAARGFPACDAKYSEYTPCEDVKRSFKFPQDRLIFRERHCPQKGEELRCMIPAPAGYRNPFPWPASREVAWFANVPHKELTVEKAVQNWIRVDGDKFRFPGGGTMFPNGADAYIDDIGRLINLRDGSIRTAIDTGCGVASWGGYLLSRDILTMSIAPRDSHEAQVQFALERGVPAMIGILASKRLPYPSRAFDMAHCSRCLIPWHQYDGLFLIEIDRILRPGGYWILSGPPINWKSHWKGWQRTREDLSAEQSAIEAVAKSLCWKKLKEVRDIAIWQKPTNHIHCKASRKVIQSPQFCTARNPDAAWYSNMETCITPLPEVDSIRDVAGGELKKWPERLMAVPPRIARGSLDGVTGEVFLQDSELWKKRVGHYKKLVNLGQKGRYRNLLDMNARFGGFAAALADIPVWVMNIVPTAANVNTLGVIYERGLIGTYQDWCEAMSTYPRTYDLIHADSLFTLYKDRCEMEDILLEMDRILRPESTVIFRDDVDVLVKIKSITDGMRWKSQIADHEDGPLQREKILLAVKDYWTVSDEKQEQQNGAA, encoded by the exons ATGGCCGGCGCTTCCACGCCATATTCCGCTATATGGAAACTCTACAAGCCTTATTGGCAGCGGCTCAATCTCCTTTCCATCGCTCTAATCGCCCTCCTCTGTTCCGCCTCCTACCTTCTCGGCATCTGGCAgcacggcggcggcggcggcggcggcgcccCCTCCCTCGCCTCCTCCTCCACCATCCTCGCCACCGTGTCCTGCAACCATAGCAACAACTCCCCCACGACTCTCGACTTTGGCACCCACCACGCCGCCGATGACTCCGCCGTCGACGCCCTCCCGGCGGCGCGGGGCTTCCCGGCGTGCGACGCCAAGTACTCGGAGTACACCCCGTGCGAGGACGTGAAGCGGTCCTTCAAGTTCCCCCAGGACCGGCTCATCTTCCGGGAGAGGCACTGCCCGCAGAAGGGGGAGGAGCTCCGGTGCATGATCCCGGCGCCGGCGGGCTACCGGAACCCGTTCCCGTGGCCGGCGAGCCGCGAGGTGGCGTGGTTCGCGAACGTGCCCCACAAGGAGCTCACGGTGGAGAAGGCGGTCCAGAATTGGATTCGGGTCGACGGGGACAAGTTCCGGTTCCCCGGCGGCGGGACCATGTTCCCCAACGGCGCCGACGCCTATATCGACGACATCGGTCGGCTCATCAACCTCCGCGATGGGTCCATCCGGACCGCTATCGACACCGGTTGTGGG GTGGCAAGCTGGGGAGGTTACCTTCTCTCACGAGACATCTTAACAATGTCGATCGCACCGAGAGACTCACACGAGGCACAGGTCCAATTCGCCCTCGAGCGAGGCGTGCCGGCCATGATCGGAATCCTCGCCTCCAAGCGCCTGCCGTACCCATCGAGGGCCTTCGACATGGCCCATTGCTCTCGCTGCCTCATTCCTTGGCATCAGTATG ATGGGCTcttcttgatcgagatcgaccgCATTCTGAGACCGGGTGGATACTGGATCTTGTCGGGTCCTCCGATCAACTGGAAGAGCCACTGGAAAGGGTGGCAGAGAACACGGGAGGATCTAAGTGCAGAGCAGTCGGCCATCGAAGCCGTCGCGAAGAGCCTCTGCTGGAAGAAACTAAAGGAGGTACGAGACATTGCAATCTGGCAGAAGCCAACCAACCACATTCACTGCAAAGCTAGTCGGAAGGTCATCCAGTCTCCCCAGTTCTGCACGGCTCGGAATCCTGATGCTGCTTG GTATTCAAACATGGAGACTTGTATCACTCCCTTGCCTGAAGTCGATTCGATTCGAGACGTTGCTGGCGGGgaattgaagaaatggcccgAGAGATTGATGGCGGTGCCACCAAGGATTGCTCGTGGAAGCCTTGATGGGGTTACTGGTGAGGTGTTCTTGCAAGATAGTGAGCTATGGAAGAAGAGGGTGGGGCACTACAAGAAATTGGTCAACTTAGGACAGAAGGGCAGATACCGCAACCTGCTCGACATGAATGCTCGGTTCGGTGGCTTCGCAGCTGCACTGGCTGATATACCAGTCTGGGTCATGAACATTGTGCCGACGGCGGCGAATGTGAACACGCTTGGTGTCATCTATGAGCGTGGCCTGATTGGAACCTATCAGGACTG GTGCGAGGCAATGTCTACATACCCAAGGACTTACGATCTCATTCATGCTGACTCCTTGTTTACTCTTTACAAGGACAG ATGTGAAATGGAAGACATTCTGTTGGAGATGGATAGAATTCTGAGGCCTGAGAGTACAGTGATCTTTAGAGACGACGTGGATGTTTTGGTGAAGATCAAAAGCATTACGGATGGAATGAGATGGAAAAGCCAGATTGCCGACCATGAAGATGGTCCCCTCCAAAGGGAGAAGATTCTATTGGCAGTGAAGGATTATTGGACAGTGTCGGACGAAAAACAAGAGCAACAGAATGGTGCTGCATAG